The nucleotide sequence CCCCAAGGTGGCGATCCCCAGTCCGACGATGCTGCACTTCCGCGCCGGGCGGGCAGGGATTCCCGAAGACGTCTATCCGGAGATGGAAGACTTCTATGCCGATGTCGCCGCGGCCTACCGCGCCGAAGTGGCCGACCTGGCGGACGCCGGTTGCCGCTATATCCAGTTCGACGACACGAATCTCGCCTACCTCTGCGACACCGGCCACCGGACCGATGCGGAAAACCGCGGCATGGATCCCGACGCGATCACCCATGACTATGCCAAGTTGATCAACGCCAGCTTTCGCGATGCGCCCGCCGACATGATCAAGACCATGCACCTGTGCCGCGGCAATTTCCGCTCGAGTTGGGCGGCCGAAGGCGGTTACGATCCCGTTGCCGAGGTGATGTTCGCCGAGTGCGACATCGACGCCTTCTTCCTCGAATACGACGACGCTCGCTCGGGCGACTTTGCCCCGCTGCGCTTCCTGCCCAAGGGCAAGACCGTGGTGCTCGGTCTGGTCTCGACCAAGCTCGGTGACCTCGAGACCCGCGACGAAATCATGCGGCGGATCGAAGAGGCGGCGAAGTTCGCCGACATCGACCAGCTTGCGCTCAGTCCGCAATGCGGTTTCGCCAGCACCGTGCACGGCAACGACATCACCACCGAACAACAGGCCGACAAGATCCGCCTGTGCGTCGATGTTGCCGAAGAGGTGTGGGGCAAGGTAATGGCCTAATCTTCGCCGGGAGGGTGAGGATTGGCCGCACGACGGATCGACCTGGTTGACGCACTGCGCGGCTATGCCCTGCTCGGGCTGCTGCTGGTGCATAGCTTCGAACGGTTCGAGCTCTACTGGCTCGACCCACGTCCCGACGCCTGGGTCGATACGATATTGGCTCTGTTCGCCGGTAAAGCGTTTGCCATCTTTGCGCTGCTGTTCGGTTTCAGCTTTGCCACCATCATGGCCAACGAGCGCGCGCGGGGCGGGGATTTCACTCTCCGCTTCGCGTGGCGGCTCGTCTTGCTTCTGGCGATCGGGACCGTGCACGCGCTGGTCTACCGCGGCGACATCCTGCAGGTTCTCGCCCTTGTCGGGCTGGTGATGATCCCGTTCGACCGAGTCACGTCGAACCGCTGGCTGCTGGCTGGCGCGATGCTGGCTTTCCTGCAGGTCCCCTTGCTCGTGCAGGCCTGGGCCGCCGGATCGGGCGCGGCGTGGGCGACCGCAATGCCTTTCTTCTTCGCTGATCCCAGCCTTCAGCGGCTCGCCGACGGATCGCTGGCGGACGTGATCGCTGCCAATGCGGGACCGGGCATGCATGGCAAGTGGTCGTTCTATCTCGCCACCGGGCGGATCATGGAAATTGCCGGTCTGTTCCTGGTCGGCATGGTGCTCCAGCGCGGGGGCTTGTTCGCCGCTGCCAGACCGGCGACCTGGGCGGCGATTCTCGCCGCTGCAACCGTGCTGTGGTTGCTGGTCGTTCTCCTTACACCGGCGCTGCTCCCGCCGGGGCCGGGCGAGGGAGGGGCGCCGATGCAGCAGCAGGCGGTGGTGTGGCTTCTCGA is from Croceibacterium aestuarii and encodes:
- a CDS encoding DUF418 domain-containing protein; translated protein: MAARRIDLVDALRGYALLGLLLVHSFERFELYWLDPRPDAWVDTILALFAGKAFAIFALLFGFSFATIMANERARGGDFTLRFAWRLVLLLAIGTVHALVYRGDILQVLALVGLVMIPFDRVTSNRWLLAGAMLAFLQVPLLVQAWAAGSGAAWATAMPFFFADPSLQRLADGSLADVIAANAGPGMHGKWSFYLATGRIMEIAGLFLVGMVLQRGGLFAAARPATWAAILAAATVLWLLVVLLTPALLPPGPGEGGAPMQQQAVVWLLDQWRALAAMAAQVAAFVLLWHTPVRRVLAPLASPGRLTLTLYVGQSLVAVPLLYGFGAGLYDDFSNAGIVLLGLAFFLLQVVAANWWLRHYRYGPLEWLWRAATRTTLDVPFRGGVIINETPTAR
- a CDS encoding 5-methyltetrahydropteroyltriglutamate--homocysteine S-methyltransferase translates to MSTKLPSRADHVGSFLRPKSVIEARQHRAAENISYEELRAVEDEAIAELAKWQEALGLKAITDGEFRRMFFHTDFLLQLAGVEETGGIKKAFKNDKGVDVEFAPPKIVITGKVEHVKPIQRADYEFLARHVTETPKVAIPSPTMLHFRAGRAGIPEDVYPEMEDFYADVAAAYRAEVADLADAGCRYIQFDDTNLAYLCDTGHRTDAENRGMDPDAITHDYAKLINASFRDAPADMIKTMHLCRGNFRSSWAAEGGYDPVAEVMFAECDIDAFFLEYDDARSGDFAPLRFLPKGKTVVLGLVSTKLGDLETRDEIMRRIEEAAKFADIDQLALSPQCGFASTVHGNDITTEQQADKIRLCVDVAEEVWGKVMA